The DNA sequence TTGCTCAATCAAGAGAAACAACCAAAGATAAAAGCAGAAACGATATATGAAGAGAATGGTAAGAAAGAAATAAAGAAAAAGAAACAGTGTTTCAGTGATGTAAAGGATTATTCAATGAGTCAGAATATAACTCAAAAACTAACGGATTTAGAGGTAAAGAAAAATTTTAATACCTCCACTAAGATAATTTGCCACTAGACCCTTATTTTTTTCTACACTTTCTCTATAAAAACCATAGGCGCCTATAAAGTAAAGGTCAAGTATCTGGAATTCTGGACATAAAACCCTCCTGTATAAAAAATAAAATGCAGCGCACATACGACAGATATACACTGAAGTTTATTGAAAAATTGACCGAAAAGTCTGCAGACAAAAATAAATTAAGCTCTTAAAAATATCTCTAATTATAATTAGATTCAAAATATGCGGAAGTAATTTTTTTACAATATAATGGAATTTTACAGACACTAACAATTGCAATGCTGCGCACTGTAACAACACAAAAAAACTTATGTAAGAGGGTGGTCCTGAAATTTTGTTCTAGAAAAATGTAATCACAATCTACTGCAACTTAATTCTGCTTCAGGTATAACTGAAGTTATCTCAAACATTTGCGTAGTTGCCCTAGTATCGCAAAATGTGCTTTCTTGAAAATAATGCAATCTATTTTCCAATATATTTCTTTCTTCTACATAACTGTCTGATTCTTTATTCAAACTAGAATTTTTTTCTTCATACTTGGAAAGTATTGTATCGATCAAATAATTAAAAAATAATATTAGACCCGTAGTGTTGGAGAGCAATGCAAGAGAATAATATAACATATCTTTGCTCACTTCTTCACTTATTATGTCATGAGAATTTCTATACATTCTAAAACAAGAGCCAAAAGCTGCTAAGCATACACAAATAAATTTTGTTCTGCTCAGGACAGACTTAACTCGCACTAATTTTTTATTGTTATCTTCTAATCTTGTACGCAACTTACTAATTTTACTACTATAGTGCTCAATAAACAATTCTATTGCCTCTTTGTCATTAGCATAATTATATGCTTTATAAGATTCCTTATCCATAAGTTCAGTATCTATATCCCTTGATTTTAGAAGCTTTTTGATTGCTTCATTCTTGCGAAGAAGCACAGCTTCGTGTAGAGGTGTGTACTCACTTTCAACATCTTTCCTTCTGTTAATATTTTCACGAGTTAAGTAGTCGAAAAGAGCTGAAAGACATTCTGAATTATTACCCTCAATAGCCAGAGTAATTACATCTTTTCCATCTTTATTCTTAGCATTGATAATTTTAGAAAGCGGCTTTTCATTCTCTTGATTACGTTCAAAATACTTGCACTTATAGAATGTATTCGAAAGATATGGTTCTTTAAGAAGACATAAAAGTTTTTCTACAAAGCTAATACGATTTTTTTTAACAGCTACATGTAAAGGTGTGTCCTGATTTTTCTCATCTTGCAACGATAAGACATCATACAAACAAGCGTTTGTATGTAGAAAATTAATCTCTTGGTCAAAATAGATATCAACTATGTTTAAAAATTTTTTATTTGTGTAATTTTGCAACTTCATATGGGCAATAAAACCCCGTTTTGTCGTATAAGAATAGAATTTTATATCAAACAGCTACTACCTTGCTTAAGCCAATGAATATGTGCGTTTAGTGTGTGTGTGGACGCACATATTCATTAACTAATTTTAATTATTGCCATGTAAATTTCTAAACATGCAAATTAATTGCTTCTTTAAGTCTGGCATTGGCGATGACTATAATTTTACGCATAAGTGCAGTGAGTGCTACCATCTTTCTTTTACCACTATCAATAAGCTTACAATAAAAAGCAGCAAGTTCTGACTTGGAGTTTCTAGCAGCCATAGCAGCTGTGAAAAGCTTTGAACGAACGTTACTTCTTCCACCTATAATCCTTCGGTAACCAATAGCTTTACCACTTTCCTTAGGATGAGGTGCAACACCTGCAAGGCTTGCAACTTGCCTTTTGTTTAAGGAACCAAGTTCCGGTATAAGGCACAATAAACATTGAGAGGTTTTTCTACCTATTCCAGGAACTGTTTCAAGAATCTTCTGGTATCGGTTCAGTTCAGGGTTTTCATTGACTATTTTTTGTATAGCTTGATCAAGCTTTTCTACCTGATTATTGAGGAATTCAATAGTTTGTTGACAACTTTCCTTAATGTAATCATTTCCAGGAGTTTTAAGCCTATTTTTTCTTGAACAAGCATTTTTGTAATATCATCACGACGCTGACAAAGTGTAAATAAGGTGGTTTGTTCTTTTGAGATAGGTGTAAATAGCTGCAGACGTCCACAACGCTCAACACCATATTGGGCAAGCGCTTTTGCATCCAGATTGTCAGTCTTTGCCAAAGTTCCATGAGATAGAATGAAGTTTTTAACTTGACGAGTATTAGCACGATGCACAGCAATGTTTCTGTCAATAAGAAAATACAATAAGCCAAGCTCATAGCCTCCTGTAGCTTCTAAAATTATCATGGAATTGGGTAAGATATTTGAAAATTTTTGGTAAAATTGTTTCCAGCCAGAACAACTATTGTCAAACTTGATAACACTTTTTT is a window from the Wolbachia endosymbiont of Armadillidium arcangelii genome containing:
- a CDS encoding ankyrin repeat domain-containing protein; translated protein: MKLQNYTNKKFLNIVDIYFDQEINFLHTNACLYDVLSLQDEKNQDTPLHVAVKKNRISFVEKLLCLLKEPYLSNTFYKCKYFERNQENEKPLSKIINAKNKDGKDVITLAIEGNNSECLSALFDYLTRENINRRKDVESEYTPLHEAVLLRKNEAIKKLLKSRDIDTELMDKESYKAYNYANDKEAIELFIEHYSSKISKLRTRLEDNNKKLVRVKSVLSRTKFICVCLAAFGSCFRMYRNSHDIISEEVSKDMLYYSLALLSNTTGLILFFNYLIDTILSKYEEKNSSLNKESDSYVEERNILENRLHYFQESTFCDTRATTQMFEITSVIPEAELSCSRL